The sequence below is a genomic window from Flavobacterium lipolyticum.
ACCTGTCTCTTCTATATCGTCTCATTTTACTATAATCATTGCCATTTATTTTTATTCTCTCTCTCTTTTTCCATCAGTTCTTTGATCTTTTTCTCTTCCCAGTCTTTTCCGAGAACCGGAAACACTTTAAAGACTTTCAAACCGTGAAAAACCACTCCAACTCCCCACCACATTAAGGGCCAGTAAAACCATAAATGTCTTGGTGATGTATAAAGATTGATAAAAATCAGAACCAGATTTACAATAACGTATGCCGTTAGATTGCCATAGAAACCTTTGATTTCCTCCACTCTCTTTTTTGCGAGGTAATATTTATCCTCTTCATTCAAATCTACTTCCATGATTACTCCCATTTTTGTTTTTTTTCCTTTTTCTCTAAAATGCTTTTCATTTTACGCTCTTCCCATTCTTCTCCAAAAATTTTAAAAGAAGCGAATATCTCTATTGCCGATACTACAAAAACAGTAGTCCAAATACACATGACAAATCCGTTCAGATATTGTACAGGAAAAATATTAAGCGGAAGCCCAAAATAATCTTTTAAAATATAAAGTATAAGACCTGCACTATAGAAAATCACAT
It includes:
- a CDS encoding 2TM domain-containing protein; the protein is MEVDLNEEDKYYLAKKRVEEIKGFYGNLTAYVIVNLVLIFINLYTSPRHLWFYWPLMWWGVGVVFHGLKVFKVFPVLGKDWEEKKIKELMEKERENKNKWQ
- a CDS encoding 2TM domain-containing protein, with amino-acid sequence METNFNKEQEDFELQKMASKKVVKLKAFYTHVIFYSAGLILYILKDYFGLPLNIFPVQYLNGFVMCIWTTVFVVSAIEIFASFKIFGEEWEERKMKSILEKKEKKQKWE